CGGTCATGTCGCACACCGCGCGATATTCGTCATAGAACGCCATCGTCGCCTGGCTGCTTTCGCCGTCGCCGGCGACCAGGTGTTTGAACAGCTCCCAATGCGACATCATGTGGTTGCCGAGATTCATCGTCATGAACCCGGCGAGCTGCAGGAAACCCGGATAGACCCGACGCCCGGCGCCCGGATAGGTCGCAGGAATCGTCGCGATGACGTTCTGTTCGAACCAGGCATAGGGCCGCTCGGTCGCCAGCGTATTGACCGCGGTCGGCGCCTCGCGCGTGTCGACGGGTCCGCCCATCAGCGTCACCGTCAGCGGGCGATTGGGGTGATCGTCGGCCGCCATCAGGCAGGTCGCGGCATAGGCGGGAACCGACGGCTGGCAAACGGCGAGCATGTGCGAGCGCGCACTGCCGTCCTTGCCCATGGTTTCCAGGAATTCGATGACATAGTCGACATAGTCGTCCAGGTCGAAGCGCCCCTCCGACAGCGGCACCAGCTTCGCATCGCGCCAGTCGGTGATGTACACGTCATGGCCCGGCAGCATGCGCTCGACCGTGCCGCGCAGCAGCGTCGCATAATGGCCCGACATCGGCGCAACGATCAGCAGCTTGGGCCCGCCTTCGACGCCTTCGCGCACGAAGCGCTTGAGCTGGCCGAAGGGCTTGCGCAGCACGATCTCCTCGCGCACCGCCACTTCGCGGCCGTCGACGACGGTCTTGGTGAGGCCGAACGCCGGCTTGCCGCGCGGGGCGCTGGCGTGGGCGAAGACCTCGAGCGCTGACGACAGCACCGGTCCGCCACCGAAATAGGCGAACGGGTTTGCCGGGTTATTGAGCA
The nucleotide sequence above comes from Roseomonas aeriglobus. Encoded proteins:
- a CDS encoding polyhydroxyalkanoate depolymerase, with amino-acid sequence MLYNAYEMQRSMLAGASALANFSAGLLNNPANPFAYFGGGPVLSSALEVFAHASAPRGKPAFGLTKTVVDGREVAVREEIVLRKPFGQLKRFVREGVEGGPKLLIVAPMSGHYATLLRGTVERMLPGHDVYITDWRDAKLVPLSEGRFDLDDYVDYVIEFLETMGKDGSARSHMLAVCQPSVPAYAATCLMAADDHPNRPLTVTLMGGPVDTREAPTAVNTLATERPYAWFEQNVIATIPATYPGAGRRVYPGFLQLAGFMTMNLGNHMMSHWELFKHLVAGDGESSQATMAFYDEYRAVCDMTAEFYLQTIRVVFQDHALPKGEMMHRGRRVDPGAIRDVALLAIEGERDDISGLGQTKAALTIATALPEAMKQYHMAPEVGHYGIFNGSKWRNRIAPVVEAWIAEHAG